In Burkholderia sp. NRF60-BP8, a single window of DNA contains:
- a CDS encoding LON peptidase substrate-binding domain-containing protein: MSSLSTTLIDLPLFPLHTVLFPGGLLPLKVFEARYLDMSRACLRDDAPFGVCLLKSGPEVAQDGAVSVPETIGCMARITECDTGEFGMLYLQAVGTQRFELLSYRVESNGLLVGIAEPLPDDIPLEGEQALAQFGSCAEVLERIIDALKKSDPEKMPFGEPFRLDDPSWVSNRLAELLPLDLRARQKLMEFPDVGARIDAVHHVLDRHGWL; this comes from the coding sequence ATGTCCTCCCTATCGACCACCCTGATCGACTTGCCGCTGTTTCCGCTGCACACGGTGCTGTTTCCGGGAGGGCTGCTCCCGCTCAAGGTGTTCGAGGCGCGCTATCTCGACATGTCGCGCGCATGCCTGCGCGACGACGCGCCGTTCGGCGTGTGCCTGCTCAAGAGCGGGCCCGAAGTCGCGCAGGACGGCGCGGTGTCGGTGCCCGAAACCATCGGCTGCATGGCGCGCATCACCGAGTGCGATACCGGCGAGTTCGGGATGCTTTATCTGCAGGCGGTCGGCACGCAGCGTTTCGAGTTGCTGTCGTATCGCGTCGAAAGCAACGGGCTGCTGGTCGGCATCGCGGAGCCGCTGCCCGACGACATCCCGCTCGAAGGCGAGCAGGCGCTCGCGCAGTTCGGCTCGTGCGCCGAGGTGCTCGAGCGCATCATCGACGCGCTGAAGAAGTCCGATCCGGAGAAAATGCCGTTCGGCGAACCGTTCCGCCTCGACGATCCGAGCTGGGTATCGAATCGCCTCGCGGAACTGCTGCCGCTCGACCTGCGCGCGCGGCAGAAGCTGATGGAGTTTCCGGACGTCGGCGCGCGCATCGACGCCGTGCACCACGTGCTCGACCGGCACGGCTGGCTGTAA
- the mutM gene encoding bifunctional DNA-formamidopyrimidine glycosylase/DNA-(apurinic or apyrimidinic site) lyase, protein MPELPEVEVTRRGIAPFVAGRRVERVDVRTAMLRWPVPAGLAEQLRAREVLAVERRGKYLLFEVDAGWFIVHLGMTGTLRVLPATGVPVAAKHDHIDWIFDEFVLRFRDPRRFGAVLWHPREAGDVHAHPLLASLGVEPFSPAFTGALLHARTRGRTVSVKQALLAGDMVVGVGNIYASESLFRAGIRPTTAAGKVSLPRYERLADAVRATLADAIERGGSTLRDFVGSNGESGYFQLDCFVYDRAGQPCRVCGTSIRQIVQGQRSTYFCPTCQR, encoded by the coding sequence ATGCCAGAGTTGCCAGAAGTCGAAGTCACGCGCCGGGGCATCGCGCCCTTTGTCGCGGGCCGCCGCGTCGAGCGTGTCGACGTCCGTACCGCGATGCTGCGCTGGCCCGTGCCGGCGGGGCTCGCCGAGCAGTTGCGCGCGCGGGAGGTGCTCGCCGTCGAGCGCCGCGGCAAGTACCTGCTGTTCGAGGTCGATGCAGGCTGGTTCATCGTCCATCTCGGGATGACCGGCACGCTGCGCGTGCTACCCGCAACCGGCGTGCCGGTCGCGGCGAAGCACGACCACATCGACTGGATCTTCGACGAATTCGTGCTGCGGTTCCGCGATCCGCGCCGCTTCGGCGCCGTGCTGTGGCATCCGCGTGAAGCAGGCGACGTGCATGCGCATCCGCTACTCGCGAGCCTCGGCGTCGAGCCGTTCTCGCCGGCGTTCACCGGCGCGCTGCTGCATGCGCGCACGCGCGGCCGCACGGTGTCGGTCAAGCAGGCGCTGCTCGCGGGCGACATGGTCGTCGGCGTCGGCAACATCTACGCGTCGGAGAGCCTGTTTCGCGCCGGCATCCGGCCGACGACGGCCGCCGGCAAGGTGTCGCTGCCGCGCTACGAGCGGCTGGCCGATGCGGTACGCGCGACGCTCGCCGACGCGATCGAGCGCGGTGGCAGCACGTTGCGCGATTTCGTCGGCAGCAACGGCGAAAGCGGCTACTTCCAGCTCGACTGCTTCGTCTACGATCGCGCCGGCCAGCCGTGCCGCGTATGCGGCACATCGATCCGCCAGATCGTGCAGGGCCAGCGATCGACCTATTTCTGCCCGACGTGCCAGCGTTGA
- the mutY gene encoding A/G-specific adenine glycosylase, which produces MKPPRIAPAPFPVTPLHRTFATRLVAWQREHGRHDLPWQNTRDPYRIWLSEIMLQQTQVSTVIPYYTRFLDRYPDVAALAAAPSDDVMALWAGLGYYSRARNLHRCAQVVVAEHGGAFPATPDALAELPGIGRSTAAAIASFAYGARATILDGNVKRVLARVFGVEGFPGEKRVENDMWALAESLLPDAANAADVSAYTQGLMDLGATLCVRGKPDCARCPFAGDCVAQSTGRQRELPAARPKKAVPTRKTWMLVLRDGDAVLLERRPPTGIWGGLWSLPQADGDAALADLARGFGGGGTVPLAPLTHTFTHFRLEIEPRLSDLTEGKGLPSPARDADTAWVPLSRLDAYGVPAPVRKLLDALSGPLL; this is translated from the coding sequence TTGAAGCCGCCCCGCATCGCCCCCGCTCCGTTCCCCGTCACGCCGCTGCACCGCACGTTCGCCACGCGTCTCGTCGCGTGGCAGCGCGAGCATGGCCGCCATGACCTGCCGTGGCAGAACACCCGCGACCCGTACCGGATCTGGCTGTCGGAAATCATGCTGCAGCAGACGCAGGTATCGACCGTCATTCCGTATTACACGCGTTTTCTCGACCGCTACCCCGACGTCGCCGCGCTCGCGGCCGCGCCGAGCGACGACGTGATGGCGCTGTGGGCGGGGCTCGGCTACTACTCGCGCGCGCGCAACCTGCACCGCTGCGCACAGGTCGTCGTCGCCGAGCACGGCGGCGCGTTTCCGGCGACCCCCGACGCATTGGCCGAACTGCCGGGCATCGGTCGTTCGACGGCCGCCGCGATCGCGTCGTTTGCGTACGGCGCGCGCGCGACGATCCTCGACGGCAACGTGAAGCGCGTGCTCGCGCGGGTATTCGGCGTCGAGGGCTTTCCGGGCGAGAAGCGCGTCGAGAACGACATGTGGGCGCTCGCCGAATCGCTGCTGCCCGACGCCGCGAACGCGGCCGACGTGAGCGCGTATACGCAGGGGCTGATGGATCTGGGCGCGACGCTGTGCGTGCGCGGCAAACCCGACTGCGCGCGATGCCCGTTCGCGGGCGACTGTGTCGCGCAATCGACCGGCCGTCAGCGCGAACTGCCGGCCGCGCGGCCGAAGAAGGCCGTGCCGACGCGCAAGACCTGGATGCTCGTGCTGCGCGACGGCGACGCCGTGCTGCTCGAGCGCCGGCCGCCAACCGGCATCTGGGGCGGACTGTGGAGCCTGCCGCAAGCGGACGGCGATGCCGCGCTCGCGGATCTCGCGCGCGGCTTCGGCGGCGGCGGCACGGTGCCGCTCGCGCCGCTCACGCATACGTTCACGCATTTCCGGCTCGAGATCGAGCCGCGGCTGAGCGATCTGACGGAAGGCAAGGGCCTGCCGTCGCCGGCGCGGGACGCGGACACCGCATGGGTGCCGCTGAGCCGGCTCGACGCGTACGGCGTGCCGGCGCCCGTGCGCAAGCTGCTCGATGCGCTGAGCGGGCCGCTGCTGTAA